DNA sequence from the Sphingomonas taxi genome:
GTCATCGACGATCGCATCCGCGAGAACATGCGCCGCTATCGCAAGATGGACATGCGCGAGATCATCAACCTGTCGGTCAACGAAACGCTGCCGCGCACCGTTATGACCTCGGTGACGATCCTGCTCGCGCTCGTCGCAATGCTGCTGCTCGGCGGCCACGTGCTGCGCGGCTTCACCGCCGCGATGATCCTCGGCATCGTCGTCGGTACCTATTCGTCGATCTACGTGTCGTCGTCGCTGCTCATCACGCTCGGTCTTCGTGCCGAGCCGACCGGCGGCGACAAGCCGACCCGCGGCGTCGCCGACAATGCGGAGCGCGTCGGCCCGCGCGAGGGCTGAGGCGATGCGGATGCAGGCAGACGCGCAGACCGGCGGCCCGATCGTCCGCGGCTTCGTCGGTAGTGGGTTTCGTATCGACGACGAGCATGTGGCACGCGCTCTGTTGATGACGCATGAGACGGCGGTCGAATGGACCCCGCCGGCGCTTTCGGTGCTCGGCGAGGATGCGTTGCAGTTGCTGATCGACGCCGATCCGGAGTTCATCCTGATCGGCACCGGGGCGACGTTGGTGCGGCCGCCGGTCGCGCTGGTCAGCGCGCTCGAGGATCGCGGGATCGGCGTCGAGGCGATGGATAGCCGTGCCGCCGCGCGCGCCTGGGGCGTGCTGCGTGGCGAGGGGCGCGTGATCGGTGCGGCGCTCTACCCGCTCGACGCCTGACGCGTCCGGATCGTCCTGCGCCGGCCGTGGCGAACGAGCCCGCGTAGATGATCGACCAAGGCGGCGGTATTCGCCTCCCAGGTGAAGGCCGACGCGGTGGCGCGCACCGCCTCCGGCTCCGGCGGCGCCGCGAGCAGGTCGGCAATCGCCACGGCGAACGATGCCGGATCGCGGTGCGCGATGCGCCCGGCGGCGCGTGAGGCCACGACCTCGCGTGCACCACCCGCATCGGAGATGACGATCGGCGTCCCGCAGGCGAGCGCCTCCAGCCATGCGTTGGCCAGCCCCTCGGACGTGGAGGCCAGCGCCATGACGTCCGCCGCCGCACAGATCGCCGGAAGTTCGCCGTGCGGCACCGCACCGAGCAGGTGCAGGCGATCCGCACATCCCAATTCGTCGGCCAGAGCCAGCAGCCGCGCGCGCTCCGGTCCATCGCCTGCAATCGCCAATGCGACTCCCGGCAAGGCCGCCACGGCCCGGAGCACCAGATCGTGGCCCTTGCGTGAAATCAGCGCGCCGAGTGACAGCACCAGCGGCCCCGTCAGCCCCAGCGCCGTCCTCGCGGCCGGGCGGTCCGCGACCGGCCGGAACCGTGCCAGATCCACACCGGTGAGATGAACGCGGATACGCTCCTCCGGCATGCCGAGCGCCGCCATGTCCGTCCGCATGGCGGCGCTGACCGCGAGCAGGCCGTCGGCGCCGTGCGAGGCGGCGATGACCTGCGCGGCGGTCGGGCCGCTGGTGCCCCAATGGTGGATATCGGCGCCGCGCGCCTTGATCGACACCGGCACGCCATAGCGCTCGCCCAATGCCACCGCGGCCGGGCCGTCCGGAAAGAAGAAGGAGGCGTCGATGACATCAAAGGCGAAGTCGGTGCGGATGTCGTCGAGCAGCGGCACGAGCGCGCGGACCAGATGGTGTGCGTGCCAACGCCCGCCGACGCCGGGGATCGAGGTGAAACGCGGCCGATGGACGGGCAACCCGTGCCATATCTCGTGCAAGGGCAGCGTCAGCTTGTCGGCATGATGGATCAGCGCCAGCGGACCGGGCGGCAGGCCGATCGGCGCGACGACGCGAACCTCGACATCCTCGGCAGTGGCGAGGCCACGCGTCTGCCGTTCGACGAATATCCCGAAGTTCGGTCGGGTAGCGTCCGGAAACAAGGTCGAGAGCGTCAGTACGCGGAGCATAACCCGCGTACTAACCACTCGAAGTTAAAGCTTTCTCCCGACCCGTCCGGTCAGATGCGCCGGGTGCCCGGATAGGCGAACAGCAGGTCGGCGTCGGCGCTGGTGGTGATCGTCTCGCTGCCGCTGACGGTGAGGCATTCGCCCGCCTTGAAGGCGGTACCGGCGACCTCGCCCGAGCCGCTGATCGGCACCAGCCAGCCCGTCTGCCCTTCGGCCAAGGCGACGTCATGGCTGCCGGCGGACCAGCGTTCGAGGACGAATTTCGGCCCCTCGACGAGGATCGTCCGCCCCTCCCCGGCCGTGCCCGGCGAGGTGATCGGCTGATAGGGGGTCAAATGCGCCACCGCTACGCCGTCATCGAGGTGCAATTCGCGGTCGCTGCCATAATCGTACAGGCGATAGGTGGTCTCGCTATTCTGCTGCACCTCGATCAGCGTCAGCCCGCCGCCGATCGCGTGGATCGTGCCTGATGGCGCATAATAGAAATCGCCCGCCTTGACCGGCACCCAGTCGAGATCGTCCTCGATCGAACCGTCCTGCGCGTCGGTGCGCAGCTGCTCGGCAGAGATCGGCGCCTTGGGGCCGAGCGCGATCGTCGAATCGGGACGCGCCGCCAGGATCGTCCAGCATTCGTCTTTGCCGCGCGGCAGGCCGCGGGCATGCGCCTGCTCGTCGTCGGGATGGACCTGCACCGACAGTTTCTGGCCGGTGAACAGATATTTGATGAGCAGGTCGGGGGACGTGTCACCCGGCTCCTGGAACCAGATTTCGCCGATCGGCTCGCCGTCGGCGGGCGCATCCTCGAACCCGAAGCCCAGATCATGCCGGCCCCATGGCTTTTCGACGCGATGGGTGTGGAGCAGGGTAGCAGGCATGCGGGTCCTTTCGTGATCGTATCAACTCGGCGCCAACGTGCGACAGGGGGGATTGTTCGCACGGGCGGCCTTACGCTAAGAGCCTTAGCCGATGCGTATCCCCCAGTCCAAGGCGCTTGCCGCAGCGCTGATCGCCGTCCTCGCGCTTCCCGTCGCGGGCTGCGCCCGCAATCGTGCGAAGTCCGACCTGCCCTATGTCGCGCGCGACGTCGGCACGCTCTATTCGACCGCGCGCAAGCGGCTCGATCAAGGGCGCTACAAGGAAGCGGCGGTGCTGTTCGACGAGGTCGAGCGCCAGCATCCCTATTCGATCTGGGCGCGCCGCGCGCAGCTGATGAGCGCGTTCAGTTATTATCTGAACAAGGATTACACGCAGAGCATCCAGTCGGCGCAGCGCTTCCTGTCGGTCCATCCCGGCAACCGCGACGCCCCTTATGCCTATTACCTCGTCGCGCTGAGCTATTACGAGCAGATCCGCGACGTCACGCGTGACCAGAAGATCACCCGCCAGGCGCTCGACGCGCTCGGCGAACTGACCCGCCGCTATCCCAACACGCGCTATGCTTCCGACGCCCGGCTGAAGATCGACCTCGTCAACGATCACCTTGCCGGCAAGGAGATGGAAGTCGGCCGCTTCTACGAAACGCGCGGCCAGTGGCTCGCCGCGACGCTGCGGTTCCGCACCGTGATCGACAAGTTCCAGACGACCACGCACACGCCCGAAGCGCTGATGCGGCTGACCGAGAGCTATCTCGCCGTCGGCCTGCCCGACGAGGCGCAGAAGGCGACCGCGGTGCTCGGCGCCAATTATCCGGGAAGCGACTGGTACAATCACGCTTACGAGTTGATGCAGAAGCATCCGGTCAAGCCCGTTGCGCCGATCCCGGCGGGGCAGCCGATCATCCCGGCCGGCACGCCTGGTGCGAAGGCACAGACGCTGCCCGGCGAATCGGGCACCGCGACGCCCAAGGCCGAGGCCCCCGGTGCGCCCACCCCGGTCGGGACGACCGGCGGCACCACCGGCGGGCCGGTACCGAGCACCGAGACGCCGACGAGCTGATGGATCGCGGCGCGCCGGCCGACACTTTCGTGACGGACCGGAACGTTTAGGGATCAACATCCCGGTAACGCCGCGCTATATCGACCGCGATGCTGACCGCGCTGTCCATTCGCGATGTGGTGCTGATCGAGGCGCTCGACCTGGAATTCGGGCACGGGCTCGACGTGCTCACCGGCGAGACCGGGGCGGGCAAGTCGATCCTGCTCGATGCCCTGGGGCTGGCGCTCGGCGGCCGGGGCGAGACGGGTCTCGTCCGTCATGGCGCGACCCAGGCGGTCGTCACCGCGACCTTCGATCCGCCGAACGGCCCGCTTGCCGCGTTGCTCGACGACAATGGCGTGGAGATCGAGCCGGGAGAGCCGTTGCTGGTGCGCCGCATCGTCAAGGCCGACGGCGGCAGCCGCGGCTTCGTCAACAACCAGCCCGCCGGCGCTGCGCTGCTCCGCGAGATGGCGCCGATGCTCGTCGAGATCCACGGCCAGCACGACGATCGTGGCCTGCTCAATCCGCGCGGCCATCGCGCCCTGCTCGACGCATTCGGCCGGGTCGATCCGGGCGATACAGCGCGCGCCTGGACGACGCTGCGCGCGGCGGAAACCAAGCTGGCCGCCGCGCGTGCCGAGATCGAGACCGCGGCGCGGGATCGCGAATGGCTGGAACATGCGGTCGGCGAACTCACCACGCTGGCCGCCGAGCCCGGCGAGGAAGAAGCACTGGCCGACAAGCGGCGCGGGATGCAGCGCGCCGAGAAGATCGCCGACGAGCTTGCCGCGATCGACGACTATCTCGAAGGATCGAACGGCGGCCTCGCGCAGCTCCGCCAGGCGGCACGCGTCCTCGAACGGATCGCCGAGGATCATGCCGCGCTGGGCGAGGCGCTCGCCGCGATCGACCGCGCGGTGATCGAGGCGACGGTCGCCGAAGAGCAATTGGCCGAGGCGCGACGCGACCTCGCCTTCGACCCGCGCGCGCTGGAGGAGGACGAGGCACGCCTGTTCGAGCTGCGTGGCATGGCGCGCAAGCATCGCGTCCAACCCGACGAACTCGCCGCGCTGACCGAGGATCTTCAAACCAAGCTGGAACGGCTCGAAGCCGGCGAGGACGGCATCGCCGTGCTGGAGACCGCCGTCGCCGCGGCACGGGCCGATTACGACGCCGCCGCCGACATCCTGTCCCGGCGCCGCCATGCCGCCGCCGAACGGCTCGACGTGGCGGTGGCCGGCGAGCTGGCGCCGTTGAAGCTCGACGCGGCGCGCTTCCGCACCGTCGTCGTCACGCATGCGCCGGACGGCTGGTCGTCGCATGGCAAGGATCGGGTCGAGTTCGAGATCGCGACCAACCCGGGCGCGCCCTTCGCGCCGCTCGCCAAGATCGCCTCGGGGGGCGAGCTGTCGCGCTTCATCCTCGCGCTCAAGGTCGCGCTGGCGGAGGAAGGCGGCGCGGCGACGATGATCTTCGACGAGATCGACCGCGGCGTCGGCGGCGCTGTCGCGAGCGCGATCGGCGAGCGGCTGGAGCGGCTCGCCGAACATACCCAATTGCTGGTCGTCACCCACTCACCGCAGGTCGCCGCGCGTGGCGCCGAGCATCTGCTGATCGCCAAGAGCCACGACGGCATAGTGACGCGTACCGGCGTCCGCGTACTCGACGAGGCGGAACGGCGCGAGGAGATCGCGCGGATGCTGTCGGGCGCGACCGTCACCGACGAGGCGCGCGCACAGGCGGAACGGCTGCTCGAAACGGCCTGACCGCGGGGCCGGCGAATCGGCCCCGCGCTACCGGTCAGATCGCGCCCGTGCCGCCATTGGCGCCGAACGCGCTGCCCGTCGTGAAGCTGTTGCCGCTATCCGCCAGCGCCACGTAGAGGCCGGCGAGCTCCGCCGGCTGCCCCGCCCGCCCCATCGGCGTATCCTGCCCGAATTCGTGCATCTTGCCGGGCAATTGCCCGCCAGCAACCTGCAACGGCGTCCAGATCGGTCCGGGTGCCACCATGTTGACGCGGATACCCTGTTTGCCGAGCTGCTTGGCGAGCGCCTTGGTGAAGATCAAGATCGCCCCCTTGGTCGAGGCGTAATCGAGCAACTCCTCCTCGGGCGCGACCGAATTGACCGAGCCGGTGTTGATGATCGCCGCACCCGGCTTCATCAGCGGGATCGCCGCCTTGCTGAGGTGGAACATCGCATAGACGTTGGTCTTCATCGTCCGGTCGAATTGCTCGGCGGTGATCTCGGCGATCGATTGCTTCGATTGCTGATAGGCGGCGTTGTTGACGAGGATGTCGATCCCGCCCAGCTCGCGATTGGCGCGGGCGATGAGGTCTCGGCAGAATTTTTCGTCGGTCAGGTCGCCGGGGATCAGCACGACCTTGCGCCCCTCCGCCCGCAACAGTCGTGCGACGTCCTGCGCATCGGGTTCCTCGGTCGGGAAATAGTTGATCGCGACGTCGGCACCCTCGCGCGCGAAGGCGATCGCCGCGGCGCGGCCGATGCCCGAATCGCCGCCGGTGACGAGCGCCTTGCGCCCGGCCAGCTTGCCCGAGCCGCGGTAGCTCGCTTCGCCGCAGTCGGGCACCGGCTTCATCTCGCGCTGCAACGCCGGCCATTTCTGCTTCTGTTCGGGGAAAGGCTGGTTGGTGAACTTCGTCCGCGGGTCGGCCGGCGCCGCGGCGGGGCCGGTCTGCGCGATCGCCGATCCGGCGACGGCAGCGGCGCCGACGACGGCGGCACCCTTGAACAGGTCGCGGCGGTTGGTCTGATCGGTCATGGCAGGGCTCCGGAAGGCGTTCGTAGGAAAAGCTCCCGCACGCCCCGATAGTTCATCGATCGAGGAAGATTATTGCGGTTTTACAGCAAGAT
Encoded proteins:
- a CDS encoding phosphoheptose isomerase yields the protein MPATLLHTHRVEKPWGRHDLGFGFEDAPADGEPIGEIWFQEPGDTSPDLLIKYLFTGQKLSVQVHPDDEQAHARGLPRGKDECWTILAARPDSTIALGPKAPISAEQLRTDAQDGSIEDDLDWVPVKAGDFYYAPSGTIHAIGGGLTLIEVQQNSETTYRLYDYGSDRELHLDDGVAVAHLTPYQPITSPGTAGEGRTILVEGPKFVLERWSAGSHDVALAEGQTGWLVPISGSGEVAGTAFKAGECLTVSGSETITTSADADLLFAYPGTRRI
- a CDS encoding outer membrane protein assembly factor BamD; the encoded protein is MRIPQSKALAAALIAVLALPVAGCARNRAKSDLPYVARDVGTLYSTARKRLDQGRYKEAAVLFDEVERQHPYSIWARRAQLMSAFSYYLNKDYTQSIQSAQRFLSVHPGNRDAPYAYYLVALSYYEQIRDVTRDQKITRQALDALGELTRRYPNTRYASDARLKIDLVNDHLAGKEMEVGRFYETRGQWLAATLRFRTVIDKFQTTTHTPEALMRLTESYLAVGLPDEAQKATAVLGANYPGSDWYNHAYELMQKHPVKPVAPIPAGQPIIPAGTPGAKAQTLPGESGTATPKAEAPGAPTPVGTTGGTTGGPVPSTETPTS
- a CDS encoding SDR family oxidoreductase; protein product: MTDQTNRRDLFKGAAVVGAAAVAGSAIAQTGPAAAPADPRTKFTNQPFPEQKQKWPALQREMKPVPDCGEASYRGSGKLAGRKALVTGGDSGIGRAAAIAFAREGADVAINYFPTEEPDAQDVARLLRAEGRKVVLIPGDLTDEKFCRDLIARANRELGGIDILVNNAAYQQSKQSIAEITAEQFDRTMKTNVYAMFHLSKAAIPLMKPGAAIINTGSVNSVAPEEELLDYASTKGAILIFTKALAKQLGKQGIRVNMVAPGPIWTPLQVAGGQLPGKMHEFGQDTPMGRAGQPAELAGLYVALADSGNSFTTGSAFGANGGTGAI
- a CDS encoding Mth938-like domain-containing protein, which gives rise to MQADAQTGGPIVRGFVGSGFRIDDEHVARALLMTHETAVEWTPPALSVLGEDALQLLIDADPEFILIGTGATLVRPPVALVSALEDRGIGVEAMDSRAAARAWGVLRGEGRVIGAALYPLDA
- a CDS encoding glycosyltransferase — its product is MLRVLTLSTLFPDATRPNFGIFVERQTRGLATAEDVEVRVVAPIGLPPGPLALIHHADKLTLPLHEIWHGLPVHRPRFTSIPGVGGRWHAHHLVRALVPLLDDIRTDFAFDVIDASFFFPDGPAAVALGERYGVPVSIKARGADIHHWGTSGPTAAQVIAASHGADGLLAVSAAMRTDMAALGMPEERIRVHLTGVDLARFRPVADRPAARTALGLTGPLVLSLGALISRKGHDLVLRAVAALPGVALAIAGDGPERARLLALADELGCADRLHLLGAVPHGELPAICAAADVMALASTSEGLANAWLEALACGTPIVISDAGGAREVVASRAAGRIAHRDPASFAVAIADLLAAPPEPEAVRATASAFTWEANTAALVDHLRGLVRHGRRRTIRTRQASSG
- the recN gene encoding DNA repair protein RecN, which produces MLTALSIRDVVLIEALDLEFGHGLDVLTGETGAGKSILLDALGLALGGRGETGLVRHGATQAVVTATFDPPNGPLAALLDDNGVEIEPGEPLLVRRIVKADGGSRGFVNNQPAGAALLREMAPMLVEIHGQHDDRGLLNPRGHRALLDAFGRVDPGDTARAWTTLRAAETKLAAARAEIETAARDREWLEHAVGELTTLAAEPGEEEALADKRRGMQRAEKIADELAAIDDYLEGSNGGLAQLRQAARVLERIAEDHAALGEALAAIDRAVIEATVAEEQLAEARRDLAFDPRALEEDEARLFELRGMARKHRVQPDELAALTEDLQTKLERLEAGEDGIAVLETAVAAARADYDAAADILSRRRHAAAERLDVAVAGELAPLKLDAARFRTVVVTHAPDGWSSHGKDRVEFEIATNPGAPFAPLAKIASGGELSRFILALKVALAEEGGAATMIFDEIDRGVGGAVASAIGERLERLAEHTQLLVVTHSPQVAARGAEHLLIAKSHDGIVTRTGVRVLDEAERREEIARMLSGATVTDEARAQAERLLETA